Proteins encoded within one genomic window of Candidatus Poribacteria bacterium:
- the scpB gene encoding SMC-Scp complex subunit ScpB: MSDTQYPLIMDVASAPVHNPDEIKSILEAVLFAASEPISLEQFGQLFEDVSTWQIRQQLIQLQDEYQEANRSFQLIEIANGFQICTHAEYHPWIEKFHTRQIRVKLSASALEALAIVAYKQPVTRSEVEEIRGVNSDSVLNSLIEKRMVRIAGRKPGPGRSLLLATTDEFLEQFGLKDLSALPSMEEIEEILNQSDDE; the protein is encoded by the coding sequence ATGTCTGACACCCAATATCCACTCATTATGGACGTAGCTAGTGCGCCAGTACATAACCCAGATGAAATCAAGTCAATCCTCGAAGCCGTTCTATTCGCTGCCAGTGAGCCGATCTCGTTGGAGCAGTTCGGTCAATTGTTCGAGGACGTATCTACTTGGCAGATCCGTCAACAACTCATACAGTTGCAGGATGAGTATCAGGAAGCGAACCGCAGCTTTCAGCTCATTGAGATTGCCAACGGATTCCAGATCTGCACACACGCCGAGTATCACCCGTGGATTGAAAAATTCCACACGCGCCAGATTCGTGTAAAACTCTCGGCTTCCGCTCTGGAAGCCCTCGCTATCGTTGCCTATAAACAGCCCGTGACCCGATCCGAAGTGGAGGAGATCCGCGGTGTCAATAGTGATAGCGTCCTGAATTCGCTGATCGAAAAGCGGATGGTTCGCATCGCCGGACGGAAACCCGGTCCAGGGCGCTCGCTCTTACTTGCAACCACAGATGAATTTCTGGAACAGTTCGGATTGAAAGATCTGTCAGCACTTCCCTCAATGGAAGAGATTGAAGAGATCTTGAATCAGTCGGATGACGAGTAG
- a CDS encoding SDR family oxidoreductase has protein sequence MAYYLVTGGCGFIGSHLVEALVQKGERVRVFDNCSTGKAKNIAHLKDQIEFVEGDLRELDVVHQAVAGVDYVFHQGARPSVARSVADPILSNNVNINGTLNLLVAARDAGVKRVVYAASSSAYGNIPTLPRSETLSPQPASPYAITKYVGECYCRVFTQVFGLETVALRYFNIFGPRQDPTSQYSAVIPKFINAYLHGNFPAIEGDGEQSRDFTYIANAVHANLLACHAEGVAGEVFNIGCGQQTSINRLASLIGEMMQTDAQPVYTSSRPGDVRHSCADIRKAQQLLDYEPKVELKAGLRRTIDWFLRRCDN, from the coding sequence ATGGCGTACTATTTAGTTACAGGCGGCTGCGGGTTCATTGGATCTCACCTTGTAGAAGCCCTTGTGCAAAAAGGAGAACGTGTGCGCGTGTTCGATAACTGTTCAACGGGTAAAGCCAAGAACATCGCACACCTCAAAGATCAAATTGAATTTGTAGAGGGGGATCTGCGGGAACTTGATGTTGTACATCAGGCGGTTGCAGGGGTTGACTATGTTTTCCACCAAGGTGCCCGGCCCTCGGTCGCCAGATCTGTTGCGGATCCCATTTTGAGCAACAATGTGAATATCAACGGCACTTTGAATCTCCTTGTTGCAGCAAGAGACGCGGGGGTAAAACGTGTTGTCTATGCAGCCTCCTCATCAGCTTATGGAAATATACCGACACTCCCCAGATCAGAGACGCTCTCTCCACAACCCGCCTCCCCTTACGCCATTACCAAATATGTTGGTGAATGTTACTGTCGAGTTTTCACGCAAGTTTTCGGTTTAGAAACGGTTGCATTACGATACTTTAACATCTTCGGTCCCCGTCAAGATCCAACATCCCAATACTCAGCGGTTATCCCCAAATTTATTAACGCTTACCTACACGGCAACTTCCCGGCAATCGAGGGTGATGGTGAACAATCGAGAGATTTTACCTACATTGCAAATGCGGTCCATGCCAATCTGCTCGCGTGTCATGCAGAAGGAGTCGCAGGAGAGGTATTTAATATCGGCTGTGGCCAGCAGACATCAATCAACAGGCTTGCGAGCCTTATCGGAGAGATGATGCAAACCGATGCCCAACCTGTCTATACATCGTCGCGCCCCGGTGATGTTCGACATTCTTGTGCGGATATCCGCAAAGCGCAGCAACTACTTGACTATGAACCAAAAGTCGAACTCAAAGCAGGTTTGCGCCGAACCATTGACTGGTTTCTCCGACGTTGTGACAACTGA